ATAAAATGTTCTTCTTAATTAATGCAGCAGATTTAGCGCAGTCTGAAGAAGAACTTGAGATGGTTAAAGGGTATATTGCTGATCAACTTTTACAATACGGTATTAGGAATCCGCGTTTATTTGCAATTTCAAGCTTGTGTGCACTTGAAGAGAAACAAGGGAAGCGTATTGAACAAGAACAGTATGGTGTCCTGCAAAATTCAGGGATTGTTAAGTTTGAAGAGTCGTTTACTTCCTTTATGATGAGAGATTTAATGCTTGTTTCTGTATATTCTTTATATGGTGCATTACAGGGGGCGAATCAGCTTCTTATAAATATGATACATGGTGCGAAGCAAGGAAATGATGAGAAAGAAAAGCAAACGAAAAAATATGAAGCAGAGCGTAATCAGCTACTTCATATTATTTCATCATATAGTGTGCTTGCAGAAGAACAAGCGATGCAAAATGAAGTGAAAGAATTGCTTTATTATGTACAACAACGTTTGTTTTTACGTTATAACGATGTGTTTACTGAATTTATTAATCCGGCTTCACTTCGAACGGATGGAAATGTGAAAACACAGTTACAAGAATGTGTAATGGAGCTTATGTCATTTATCCAGCATGATTTATTGCAAGAAATGCGTGCGACATCACTACGTCTTGAAAAATGGATAGATGAAGCGATGAAGCGTGCAAAAGATGAAATTGTTGTGAACTGTAAAGCGGAAAATGAATCGATTTCTATGAACGGAACATTGGATTATGAATATAAGGTCATTACACATAAAGAGCCGTTTCCTTCAATAGAAATAAAAGATTTTAAAAAGGCGCTAGCGCATTTTAAAAATGAGAAAAGCTTTTTTGAAAAAAATGATAAAGCATTTATGCAAGAAGATGCTAAAGGAGTGCTAGAACCTCTTGTATCACAATATGTAGCTGATGAAGAAATTTTATTTGTTCATCACTATAAGCAGGAATGGGAAATGAAGTGGAACTTATTCCAGACAGTGATGCAGCAAGATATTCAGCAATATTATGAAAGTATATTATTTGCTTTAGCTGAAACAATTGATGTATCGCTATATGAACAAAGCAAAGATCAATTACAAAAGCAGTTAGTAGAAATTGAAAAAGAAATACATGTTTTATAAATGTTATGAAAAAAAGATTCGTTCAATTTTCTTTTGTAATACGGCATCTAGAGACTTTACGAACCCTGCAAACTCATCTGTAGAAATCATATGAGTAAGAACTAAACGCCTGCCGTCTGGTGTTTCACCGCATAAGACGAACGAAGAAAACTCATATGTTTTTCCTTCTACTACTAATTTTGGATAGGAATATGTTCCATTCTTCTTTTTCTTTCCATCAATTGAGATGACGTTGCACTTTTTCTCATTGTTGTCCATGGTGAATCCCTCCTTTGTATTACTTATGGTAGACAAGGGGGGTTTAGAACAATAGAGAAGGGAGAATTTTTATGAATGTTGTAATAGAGCGTATTTCAAAAGAAGCTATGCCAAAATCTTTATTATTGCTTGCTGATCCAAGTGAACGTCAAATTGACGCGTATTTACAAAGAGGATTCATATATGCAGCGATAGAAGGTAAAAGGATAATAGGTGTATATGTATTGCTAGAAACAAGACCGCAAACGATGGAAATTATGAATATTGCCGTTGTAGAAGAGTTACAAGGGCGAGGTATAGGTAAGCAATTACTACATCATGCAATTGAAACTGCTAAAGAATATGGAATGTACAAACTGGAAGTAGGTACAGGGAATTCTAGCGTTTCTCAGCTTGCGTTATATCAAAAATGTGGATTTCGTATTTTTTCTATTGATTTTGATTACTTTTCGAAGCATTATGAAGAAGAGATCATTGAAAATGGAATTGTATGTCGTGATATGATTCGGCTTGCAATGGAAATGAATATGACAGTATAAATTACTTAGGGGGAAGAGAAGATGGAAGTACATAAAGCCATTACAGCACATTCTCGTAAACAAAATGAAATTGTAACAGTATTTTTACAGCTAGACGCGCAGCGTGAAGCGGCGATTGAAGCAGCAGTAGCACTTGCATCAAATGGAAAACATTTCTCAGTAGATGCAATTAATATGGTAACAAAGCAAATTAATGATTTGGCAAAACGTGGTGTTGCACCGCAACGTAAAATTGTTACAGAAGATATGGTTATGGAGTATGTAGGTCGTTTACAAGAGAAAGAAGGTCGCTAAGTATGATTGTTACAGTCGAATGGTTACGTGATCATATAGAAGATGAGAATGTCCGTATAGTCGATTGTCGTTTTGACTTAGCGAATCCAAATTGGGGAAGAGAACAATATGAGGACGAACATATTCCTCATGCGTTATATTTTGATCTAAATTTAGACTTATCAAGTCCTGTTATGGAGCACGGTGG
The DNA window shown above is from Bacillus clarus and carries:
- a CDS encoding DUF2533 family protein; its protein translation is MEVHKAITAHSRKQNEIVTVFLQLDAQREAAIEAAVALASNGKHFSVDAINMVTKQINDLAKRGVAPQRKIVTEDMVMEYVGRLQEKEGR
- a CDS encoding GNAT family N-acetyltransferase, which gives rise to MNVVIERISKEAMPKSLLLLADPSERQIDAYLQRGFIYAAIEGKRIIGVYVLLETRPQTMEIMNIAVVEELQGRGIGKQLLHHAIETAKEYGMYKLEVGTGNSSVSQLALYQKCGFRIFSIDFDYFSKHYEEEIIENGIVCRDMIRLAMEMNMTV
- a CDS encoding DUF3931 domain-containing protein, yielding MDNNEKKCNVISIDGKKKKNGTYSYPKLVVEGKTYEFSSFVLCGETPDGRRLVLTHMISTDEFAGFVKSLDAVLQKKIERIFFS